A region from the uncultured Bacteroides sp. genome encodes:
- a CDS encoding DUF3098 domain-containing protein codes for MMDKQKFAFDKTNFILLAIGMAVVILGFVLMSGSPSTETVFQPDIFSVRRIRVAPIVCLSGFVFMIYAVLRRPKTKE; via the coding sequence ATGATGGATAAACAGAAATTTGCTTTCGATAAAACCAACTTTATTTTGTTGGCTATCGGCATGGCGGTTGTCATTTTGGGTTTTGTGTTAATGTCCGGCTCCCCTTCAACAGAGACAGTCTTTCAACCTGATATCTTCAGCGTTCGCAGAATAAGAGTCGCACCGATCGTTTGTTTGTCGGGCTTTGTCTTTATGATTTATGCTGTGTTGCGCAGGCCCAAAACCAAGGAATAG
- a CDS encoding undecaprenyl-diphosphate phosphatase, which produces MGELTILQTIIIAIVEGLTEFLPVSSTGHMIIVQSMLGIQSTEFVKAFTVIIQFGAILSVVCLYWKRFFKLNECRIFDRGEVAGKRPLNRYKVYGKRFLYKFDFYWKLLVAFLPAAFFGLLFSDKIDQLLEDVTVVAAMLVVGGIFMLFCDKIFSKGDEGVELTEKKAFNIGLFQCIAMIPGVSRSMATIVGGMAQKMTRKNAAEFSFFLAVPTMFAATAYKVLKLFLDGGTQVLMDNLATLIIGNVVAFVVALLAIKFFISFVTKYGFKAFGYYRIIVGGAILVMLMLGYNLDVV; this is translated from the coding sequence ATGGGAGAGTTAACAATATTGCAAACCATTATCATTGCTATTGTAGAGGGGCTGACGGAATTTTTGCCGGTTTCTTCGACGGGGCACATGATTATCGTTCAGAGCATGCTTGGCATTCAGAGCACGGAATTTGTGAAAGCGTTTACCGTCATTATCCAGTTTGGTGCAATCTTATCTGTTGTGTGCCTCTATTGGAAGCGCTTCTTTAAGCTGAACGAATGTCGCATTTTCGATCGGGGAGAAGTGGCAGGAAAGAGGCCTTTGAACAGATACAAAGTTTATGGCAAGCGATTTCTGTACAAGTTTGATTTTTATTGGAAATTGCTTGTTGCCTTTTTGCCTGCGGCCTTTTTCGGATTGCTCTTTAGCGATAAGATTGATCAATTGCTGGAGGACGTAACGGTTGTGGCGGCAATGCTTGTGGTGGGTGGCATCTTTATGCTTTTTTGCGATAAAATATTCTCGAAAGGAGATGAGGGCGTGGAACTGACGGAAAAGAAAGCATTCAATATAGGGCTTTTTCAGTGCATTGCTATGATACCGGGCGTTTCTCGTTCCATGGCAACGATCGTAGGGGGCATGGCACAGAAAATGACTCGAAAGAATGCTGCCGAGTTTTCCTTTTTTCTGGCTGTTCCGACAATGTTCGCCGCTACTGCCTACAAAGTGCTTAAACTGTTCCTTGATGGTGGAACGCAAGTTTTAATGGACAATCTGGCTACGCTTATCATTGGCAATGTCGTTGCGTTTGTTGTCGCTCTGTTGGCCATTAAGTTTTTTATCAGCTTTGTCACAAAATACGGATTTAAAGCATTTGGTTATTACCGTATTATTGTAGGAGGAGCTATTCTTGTGATGTTGATGTTAGGTTATAATTTAGATGTTGTTTGA
- the truB gene encoding tRNA pseudouridine(55) synthase TruB codes for MNFKEGEVLYFNKPLRWTSFNLVSQVRSSLVHKLKTKKLKVGHAGTLDPLATGVMIICTGKATKRIEEFQYHTKEYIATIQLGATTASFDLEKEVDATYPTEHITPEMVKEVLHRFIGEIQQVPPAFSACKVDGARAYDLARKGKEVELKPKTLVIDDIELLACSLPEIKIRVVCSKGTYIRALARDIGEALNSGAHLTGLIRTRVGEVMLSHCMDPGNFVEWLNQQSIEEDNKNV; via the coding sequence ATGAACTTTAAAGAAGGAGAAGTACTCTATTTTAATAAACCGCTTCGGTGGACCTCTTTTAATTTGGTTTCTCAGGTGCGTTCCAGCCTCGTGCATAAATTAAAAACAAAGAAGCTAAAGGTGGGGCATGCCGGCACATTAGATCCTCTGGCAACAGGAGTGATGATTATCTGTACCGGTAAGGCCACGAAGAGAATAGAGGAGTTTCAGTATCATACAAAAGAGTATATAGCCACCATTCAGTTGGGTGCAACCACTGCTTCATTCGATCTTGAAAAGGAAGTTGATGCCACTTATCCGACGGAGCATATTACTCCGGAGATGGTGAAAGAGGTATTGCATCGGTTTATCGGGGAGATTCAACAGGTGCCTCCGGCTTTTTCAGCCTGCAAGGTAGATGGTGCCCGCGCGTATGATCTTGCACGAAAAGGCAAAGAAGTAGAACTGAAACCGAAGACACTTGTTATAGATGATATAGAATTGCTTGCATGCAGTTTGCCGGAAATTAAAATCCGCGTGGTTTGCAGCAAAGGTACGTATATTAGGGCCTTGGCCCGGGATATTGGAGAAGCATTGAACAGTGGTGCTCATTTAACGGGGCTGATACGCACGCGAGTGGGTGAGGTGATGCTGTCTCACTGTATGGATCCCGGCAATTTTGTCGAGTGGTTAAATCAGCAGAGTATTGAGGAAGATAATAAAAATGTATAA
- the queA gene encoding tRNA preQ1(34) S-adenosylmethionine ribosyltransferase-isomerase QueA: MKLSQFKFKLPEEKIALHPAKYRDESRLMVLHKSTGEIEHKVFKDILGYFDDKDVFIFNDTKVFPARLYGNKEKTGARIEVFLLRELNEELRLWDVLVDPARKIRIGNKLYFGEDDSMVAEVIDNTTSRGRTLRFLYDGPHEEFKKALYDLGETPLPHSIIKRPVEPEDAERFQSIFAKVEGAVTAPTANLHFSRELMKRLEIKGINFAFITMHAGLGNFRDIDVEDLTKHKMDSEQMFVTEEAINIVNRGKDLGRNICAVGTTVMRAIESAVSTDGHLKEFEGWTNKFIFPPYEFTVANSMISNFHMPFSTLLMVTAAFGGYDQVMDAYQVALKEGYRFGTYGDAILILDK; encoded by the coding sequence ATGAAACTGTCGCAATTTAAATTTAAGCTACCTGAGGAAAAGATTGCTTTGCATCCGGCAAAGTATCGTGATGAGTCGCGCCTGATGGTGCTTCATAAAAGCACTGGTGAGATAGAGCATAAGGTATTTAAAGATATCTTAGGTTATTTTGATGATAAAGATGTGTTTATCTTTAATGATACCAAAGTATTTCCTGCTCGTCTGTATGGCAATAAAGAAAAGACGGGGGCACGCATAGAGGTGTTTCTGTTACGTGAGTTGAATGAAGAACTTCGTTTGTGGGATGTCTTGGTCGATCCGGCCCGTAAAATCCGTATAGGAAACAAGCTCTATTTTGGCGAAGATGATTCTATGGTTGCCGAGGTGATAGATAATACCACTTCGCGCGGGCGTACGCTTCGTTTTCTTTACGACGGACCTCATGAAGAGTTTAAGAAAGCACTATATGATTTGGGGGAAACCCCGTTGCCTCATAGCATCATCAAACGCCCTGTTGAACCTGAAGATGCCGAACGTTTTCAATCTATTTTTGCAAAAGTCGAAGGGGCGGTAACGGCACCTACGGCTAATTTGCACTTCAGTCGCGAGCTGATGAAACGTCTTGAAATTAAAGGTATTAATTTTGCTTTTATCACGATGCATGCCGGGTTGGGGAACTTTCGTGATATTGACGTAGAAGATTTGACTAAGCATAAAATGGATTCCGAACAAATGTTTGTTACGGAAGAAGCTATTAACATCGTTAATCGCGGCAAAGACCTTGGGCGAAACATTTGTGCGGTGGGCACTACGGTGATGCGTGCCATAGAGAGTGCTGTGAGCACCGACGGGCATCTCAAGGAATTCGAAGGCTGGACCAATAAATTCATTTTCCCACCGTATGAATTTACCGTAGCCAATAGCATGATCTCTAATTTTCACATGCCGTTTTCTACCCTGCTTATGGTAACTGCTGCCTTTGGAGGCTATGACCAAGTTATGGATGCTTATCAGGTTGCTTTGAAGGAAGGTTATCGTTTTGGAACATATGGCGATGCTATCTTGATTTTAGACAAATAA
- the folK gene encoding 2-amino-4-hydroxy-6-hydroxymethyldihydropteridine diphosphokinase — MAKVYLGLGTNLGNKEQNLHFAVQKIEEQVGKISSLSAFYVTAPWGFDSTNSFLNAAVCVETLSLPMVVLRETQQIEREMGRTHKSANGTYGDRIIDIDLLLYDNLILNTEELILPHPLMAQRLFVMEPLAEIASDVMHPVWHKSMKSLFQLLQSGEKAIVL; from the coding sequence ATGGCGAAGGTATATTTGGGTTTAGGTACCAATTTAGGTAACAAAGAACAAAATCTTCACTTTGCCGTACAAAAAATAGAAGAGCAGGTAGGGAAAATTAGTTCCTTATCTGCTTTTTATGTGACTGCTCCCTGGGGATTCGACTCTACAAACAGTTTCCTGAATGCGGCTGTCTGCGTCGAAACTCTTTCTCTTCCAATGGTCGTTTTGCGAGAAACCCAGCAAATCGAAAGGGAGATGGGGCGTACACATAAGTCAGCTAACGGCACTTATGGTGATCGTATCATTGACATCGATCTGCTTTTATACGATAATTTGATATTGAATACAGAGGAACTGATCCTCCCTCATCCGCTGATGGCGCAACGCCTTTTTGTGATGGAACCGTTAGCCGAAATAGCTTCGGATGTGATGCATCCTGTTTGGCATAAATCAATGAAAAGCCTGTTTCAGCTTCTCCAGAGTGGTGAAAAAGCGATTGTGCTGTAA
- the metK gene encoding methionine adenosyltransferase, with product MGYLFTSESVSEGHPDKVADQISDAILDELLAYDPSSKVACETLVTTGQVVLAGEVKSEAYVDLQEVARNVIKRIGYTKGEYMFEGNSCGVFSAIHEQSADINRGVERVDPMNQGAGDQGMMFGYATNETENYMPLSLDLAHKILQVLADIRREEKVMTYLRPDAKSQVTIEYNDNGTPVRIDTIVVSTQHDDFIQPADDSTEAQLKADEEMLAIIRKDVIEILMPRVIASISHADILALFDGDITYHVNPTGKFVIGGPHGDTGLTGRKIIVDTYGGKGAHGGGAFSGKDPSKVDRSAAYAARHIAKNLVAAGVADEILVQVSYAIGVAKPINIYVNTYGRSRVSLTDGEIAKKIDQLFDLRPKAIEDRLKLRFPIYSETAAYGHMGREPQVVTKCFHSRYLSDKVMEVELFTWEKLDYLDKVKAAFGL from the coding sequence ATGGGATATTTATTCACATCCGAATCGGTGTCTGAAGGGCACCCCGACAAAGTGGCCGATCAAATATCGGACGCTATACTTGATGAACTGTTGGCTTACGACCCCAGCTCTAAAGTAGCTTGCGAAACCTTAGTTACTACCGGACAGGTAGTGCTTGCGGGAGAGGTGAAATCTGAAGCATATGTAGATCTTCAGGAGGTTGCCCGAAATGTGATCAAACGCATTGGCTATACCAAAGGAGAATATATGTTTGAAGGAAACTCATGTGGTGTGTTTTCTGCTATTCATGAGCAGAGCGCTGATATTAATCGTGGCGTAGAACGGGTGGACCCGATGAATCAGGGTGCCGGCGACCAGGGAATGATGTTCGGTTATGCTACGAATGAAACTGAAAATTACATGCCGTTGTCGCTTGATCTGGCGCACAAGATATTACAGGTTTTGGCCGATATTCGCAGAGAAGAAAAGGTTATGACTTATCTTCGTCCGGATGCCAAGAGCCAGGTCACCATAGAGTATAATGATAATGGTACGCCTGTGCGTATTGATACGATTGTTGTCTCTACTCAGCACGACGATTTTATCCAACCTGCCGATGATTCGACGGAAGCGCAATTAAAAGCGGATGAAGAGATGCTTGCCATAATACGCAAAGATGTCATTGAAATATTGATGCCTCGTGTTATTGCTTCCATTAGCCATGCCGATATATTGGCTCTGTTTGATGGAGACATTACTTATCACGTTAATCCTACCGGCAAATTTGTGATTGGTGGGCCTCACGGCGATACCGGACTGACCGGCCGCAAAATTATTGTCGATACTTATGGTGGTAAGGGAGCTCATGGTGGCGGAGCTTTTTCGGGCAAAGATCCGAGCAAGGTCGATCGTAGTGCCGCTTATGCTGCACGTCATATTGCTAAGAATCTGGTGGCAGCCGGTGTGGCCGATGAAATATTGGTACAGGTTTCTTATGCTATCGGTGTTGCTAAGCCGATTAATATTTATGTTAATACATACGGGCGTAGCCGGGTTAGCCTGACTGACGGTGAAATAGCTAAGAAGATAGATCAATTGTTTGATCTTCGGCCTAAAGCTATTGAAGACCGGTTGAAGTTGCGTTTCCCCATCTATAGCGAAACAGCAGCCTATGGGCACATGGGGCGCGAACCTCAGGTGGTAACCAAATGTTTTCATTCACGTTACTTATCCGATAAGGTGATGGAAGTGGAATTGTTTACCTGGGAAAAGCTCGACTATCTGGATAAGGTGAAAGCTGCATTTGGTTTGTAA
- a CDS encoding TIGR00730 family Rossman fold protein: MNKITSVCVYSASSTKIDPVYFEAADRLGRLLAENQIRLINGAGSIGLMRSVADAVLSGGGKVTGVIPAFMVEQGWHHTGLTELVTVKSMHERKQLMADLSDAVIALPGGCGTLEELLEIITWKQLGLYLNPIVILNVNGFFDPLLEMLDKAIEENFMRSQHSDIWSVATTPEKALELIYNVPVWDVSVRKFAAI; encoded by the coding sequence ATGAATAAAATAACCTCTGTATGCGTATATAGTGCGTCAAGCACAAAAATTGATCCTGTCTATTTTGAGGCGGCCGACAGATTGGGGCGCTTATTGGCCGAGAATCAGATTCGTTTGATAAATGGTGCGGGGAGCATTGGACTGATGCGTTCTGTGGCCGATGCCGTGCTGTCGGGTGGGGGAAAAGTCACAGGTGTTATTCCTGCATTCATGGTGGAGCAGGGTTGGCACCATACAGGGCTGACGGAACTTGTTACGGTGAAAAGTATGCACGAACGCAAACAGTTGATGGCCGACCTTAGCGACGCTGTCATTGCTCTGCCGGGTGGTTGTGGCACGTTGGAGGAATTACTTGAAATTATCACCTGGAAACAGTTGGGGTTATACTTGAATCCGATTGTGATCTTGAATGTGAATGGCTTCTTTGACCCGCTTCTCGAGATGCTCGATAAAGCCATAGAAGAGAATTTTATGCGTTCTCAGCATAGTGATATCTGGAGCGTGGCTACTACTCCTGAAAAAGCGTTGGAGCTTATTTATAACGTACCTGTCTGGGATGTTTCTGTTAGGAAATTTGCTGCGATATGA
- a CDS encoding DUF4271 domain-containing protein gives MNDRDTLQTDTVALFYKEQFASADSAQLTVYHSEREFASGFEGVPIPYTPRADDAIAALFLIFFFVSAYILGQSKKILAQQFKDFFLHRQRTSIFAASTVADVRHLLLLVLQTCVFSGLCFFDYFSTVRPALIQQFSPHSLLVVYVAVCLLYVLVKWLFYSFVGWVFFDKDKTALWINSYFTIIYYVGFALFFFALFLIYFDLKLAFFIPLGLGLIISAKILVLYKWLKLFFNNVYGLLLLILYFCALEILPSLIVYQALVQINNLLLIKF, from the coding sequence ATGAATGATAGAGACACCCTACAAACCGATACAGTAGCGCTCTTTTATAAAGAACAGTTTGCTAGTGCCGATTCTGCCCAGCTGACTGTTTATCACTCAGAGCGAGAATTTGCTTCCGGTTTTGAAGGTGTGCCTATTCCTTATACTCCAAGAGCAGACGATGCTATCGCTGCCCTTTTTCTTATCTTCTTTTTTGTTTCAGCCTATATACTTGGTCAAAGCAAGAAAATCCTTGCGCAGCAGTTTAAAGACTTTTTTCTTCACCGCCAGCGTACAAGTATTTTTGCGGCCTCTACTGTGGCCGATGTACGGCATTTGCTCTTGCTTGTTTTGCAGACTTGTGTTTTTTCCGGACTTTGTTTCTTTGACTATTTTAGTACTGTGCGTCCGGCTTTGATTCAGCAATTTTCTCCTCATTCTTTGCTTGTTGTATATGTAGCCGTTTGCCTGCTTTACGTGTTGGTTAAGTGGTTGTTTTATTCATTCGTGGGATGGGTTTTCTTTGATAAAGATAAGACAGCTTTATGGATAAATTCCTATTTTACAATAATTTATTATGTGGGTTTTGCTCTTTTTTTCTTTGCTTTATTTCTTATCTATTTTGATTTAAAACTTGCTTTTTTTATTCCACTTGGATTAGGCTTAATCATTTCAGCAAAAATATTGGTATTATATAAGTGGTTAAAGCTTTTTTTTAATAATGTTTATGGTCTTCTCCTTTTAATTTTGTACTTTTGTGCGCTTGAAATTCTCCCCAGCCTTATAGTTTATCAAGCGTTGGTTCAAATTAATAATTTATTGCTAATAAAATTTTAG
- a CDS encoding uroporphyrinogen-III synthase, translating to MKIKKVLVSQPKPASEKSPYYDIAERYGVKIDFRPFIKVESLSAKEFRQQKVSILDHTAVLFTSRHAIDHFFLLCTEMRITIPETMKYFCVTEAVALYIQKYIQYRKRKIFFGNTGKIEDLIPAIVKHNSEKYFVPMSDVHTDEIKNLLDKHKINHTEAVMYRTVSNDFLEGEEFDYDMLLFFSPSGVSSLKKNFPDFEQKEVKIGSFGSTTAQAVRDAGFRLDMEAPSVQAPSMTAALEIFIRETNKGK from the coding sequence TTGAAAATAAAGAAAGTACTTGTGTCGCAGCCGAAACCTGCTTCAGAGAAATCTCCCTATTACGACATTGCTGAGAGATATGGGGTAAAGATTGATTTCCGACCGTTTATCAAAGTGGAGAGTCTTTCAGCAAAAGAGTTTAGACAGCAAAAAGTGTCAATCTTAGATCATACGGCTGTTCTCTTTACTTCCCGCCATGCAATAGATCATTTCTTTCTTTTGTGCACAGAAATGCGTATTACTATTCCCGAGACAATGAAATATTTTTGTGTGACAGAGGCTGTTGCCCTTTATATCCAGAAATACATACAATACCGTAAAAGAAAAATTTTCTTTGGTAATACGGGAAAAATTGAAGATTTGATTCCTGCTATCGTGAAACATAATTCTGAAAAATATTTTGTTCCAATGTCCGATGTGCATACGGATGAGATAAAGAATTTGTTGGATAAGCATAAAATTAATCATACGGAGGCGGTGATGTATCGCACGGTCAGCAACGACTTTCTCGAAGGAGAGGAGTTCGATTATGACATGTTGTTGTTTTTCAGCCCTTCCGGTGTTTCTTCGTTAAAGAAGAATTTTCCTGACTTTGAGCAAAAAGAGGTTAAAATAGGTAGTTTCGGATCTACCACAGCGCAGGCTGTTCGTGATGCCGGATTCCGTTTAGATATGGAAGCCCCTAGTGTACAGGCTCCTTCTATGACTGCTGCCCTTGAAATTTTTATTAGGGAAACGAATAAGGGTAAGTAA
- the rnpA gene encoding ribonuclease P protein component, with translation MGINTLCKSERLSSKISIEKMFAGGAKSFSVFPLRVVFIQIEKREEAADVSILISVSKKRFKRAVDRNRVKRQIREAYRKNKHTLLELQGTKEQNLVIGVIYSSTELVSSAEIEEKLNLLLGRIAEKLA, from the coding sequence ATGGGTATAAACACGCTATGTAAATCGGAACGGCTAAGCAGTAAAATATCGATCGAGAAAATGTTTGCAGGAGGAGCAAAGTCATTTTCCGTCTTTCCGTTGCGTGTAGTGTTTATCCAAATAGAAAAAAGAGAGGAAGCTGCTGATGTCTCTATCTTAATCAGTGTTTCTAAAAAACGTTTTAAGCGTGCCGTTGATCGCAACCGGGTGAAGCGACAGATACGGGAAGCTTATCGAAAGAATAAACATACTTTGCTGGAATTACAGGGTACAAAGGAACAAAACCTGGTGATTGGTGTTATCTATTCATCAACTGAGTTGGTGTCATCCGCCGAAATAGAAGAAAAATTAAACCTGTTGCTTGGCCGTATCGCCGAAAAATTAGCATGA
- the yidD gene encoding membrane protein insertion efficiency factor YidD — MKKILSYILLLPIYFYRLCISPMTSPSCRFTPTCSQYAIEAIKKHGPFYGLYLAVRRILRCHPWGGSGYDPVP; from the coding sequence ATGAAAAAGATTCTTTCTTATATATTGCTTCTTCCTATTTATTTTTATCGGTTATGTATCTCCCCCATGACTTCTCCTTCGTGTCGTTTTACACCTACCTGTTCTCAGTACGCTATTGAGGCAATAAAAAAGCATGGACCTTTTTATGGACTTTATCTGGCTGTCAGAAGAATCCTCCGTTGTCATCCGTGGGGTGGTTCAGGTTACGATCCTGTGCCTTGA
- a CDS encoding TatD family hydrolase — protein MELLDIHTHHLPLHPEQAIFNCTSEMLWRQPFAYCSVGIHPWELTADAIQDKWNWLVLAAADSRVLAIGEAGLDRMIDVPFSLQMDTFERQIEFADAVGKPLVIHCVRAANEIIELKKKFQPHNPWIIHGFRGKKEQALQYVRHGLYLSFGERYQEEALCAAPADRLFLETDESTIDIHLLYQRAATVLSIPLELLTGQLKQNIGNVFLKG, from the coding sequence ATGGAGCTGTTAGATATACACACACATCATTTGCCGTTGCATCCGGAACAAGCTATTTTCAACTGTACTTCCGAAATGCTTTGGAGGCAACCTTTTGCTTATTGTTCCGTAGGCATTCATCCATGGGAACTTACTGCTGATGCTATTCAGGATAAGTGGAATTGGCTGGTACTTGCTGCCGCAGACTCGAGGGTGCTTGCTATTGGCGAGGCAGGGCTCGACAGGATGATTGATGTGCCTTTTTCATTGCAGATGGATACTTTTGAACGTCAGATAGAGTTTGCTGATGCAGTAGGAAAGCCTTTGGTTATTCACTGTGTTCGTGCTGCTAATGAAATTATTGAGCTAAAGAAGAAATTTCAACCCCATAATCCCTGGATTATTCATGGGTTTCGGGGCAAGAAAGAACAGGCGTTGCAATATGTCCGGCACGGTTTGTATCTTTCCTTTGGCGAAAGGTATCAGGAAGAAGCACTTTGTGCTGCTCCTGCCGACAGGCTTTTTCTTGAAACCGACGAGAGTACAATTGATATTCATCTTCTTTATCAACGGGCAGCCACTGTCCTTTCCATTCCTCTCGAATTGCTCACCGGGCAACTCAAACAAAATATAGGCAATGTCTTTCTGAAAGGTTAA
- the tyrS gene encoding tyrosine--tRNA ligase yields the protein MNFVEELKWRGMVHDMMPGTEELLAKEQVTAYLGIDPTADSLHIGHLCGVMMLRHFQRCGHKPLALIGGATGMIGDPSGKSAERNLLDEETLSHNQACIKKQLAKFLDFESNASNKAELVNNYDWMKNFSFLDFAREVGKHITVNYMMSKDSVKKRLNGESRDGLSFTEFTYQLLQGYDFLHLYENKGCKLQMGGSDQWGNITTGTELIRRTNGGEAFALTCPLITKADGGKFGKTESGNVWLDAKYTSPYKFFQFWLNVSDDDAARYIKIFTSLTKEEIEQLTAEHTEAPHLRILQKRLAKEVTIMVHSEEDYNAAVEASDILFGNATSAALKKLDEDTLLAVFEGVPQFEVSKEVLSEGVKAVDLFVDHAAVFASKGEMRKLAQGGGVSLNKEKLATFDQIVTASDLLDGKYLLVQRGKKNYFLIIAK from the coding sequence ATGAATTTTGTAGAAGAATTAAAATGGCGTGGAATGGTGCACGATATGATGCCCGGCACGGAAGAGCTATTGGCCAAGGAACAGGTTACCGCCTATCTGGGTATTGATCCCACAGCCGATTCGTTACACATTGGACATTTATGCGGCGTGATGATGTTACGACACTTCCAGCGTTGCGGACACAAGCCGTTGGCTCTTATCGGCGGTGCAACGGGTATGATAGGTGATCCTTCCGGCAAATCGGCCGAAAGAAATCTTTTGGATGAAGAAACGTTGAGCCATAATCAGGCCTGCATTAAAAAGCAGCTGGCTAAATTCCTTGATTTCGAATCGAATGCTTCTAATAAGGCTGAGTTGGTAAACAACTACGATTGGATGAAGAATTTCTCTTTTCTCGATTTTGCACGCGAAGTAGGTAAACACATCACCGTGAACTACATGATGTCTAAAGATTCTGTGAAGAAGAGACTGAATGGAGAGTCAAGAGATGGTTTGTCGTTTACCGAGTTCACTTACCAATTGTTGCAAGGCTATGATTTTCTTCATTTGTATGAAAACAAAGGATGCAAGCTACAAATGGGAGGTTCTGATCAATGGGGAAACATTACTACCGGCACTGAACTGATTCGTCGCACCAATGGCGGTGAAGCTTTTGCATTGACCTGTCCCCTTATTACAAAAGCCGATGGCGGTAAATTCGGAAAAACAGAATCGGGCAATGTGTGGCTCGATGCCAAATATACTTCTCCCTATAAATTCTTCCAGTTTTGGTTGAATGTGAGTGATGATGATGCAGCCCGATACATTAAGATATTTACTTCTTTAACGAAAGAAGAAATAGAGCAGCTTACTGCCGAGCATACCGAAGCACCTCACTTGCGTATACTCCAAAAGCGCCTGGCTAAGGAAGTTACCATCATGGTTCATTCGGAGGAAGATTATAACGCTGCCGTGGAGGCTTCTGATATTCTTTTTGGCAATGCCACTTCGGCTGCTTTGAAAAAGCTCGATGAAGACACGCTGCTTGCGGTTTTCGAAGGAGTTCCTCAATTCGAAGTTTCCAAAGAAGTTTTGTCTGAAGGGGTAAAAGCAGTCGATTTGTTTGTGGACCATGCTGCTGTATTTGCTTCAAAAGGAGAGATGAGAAAACTTGCTCAGGGAGGCGGTGTTTCTTTAAATAAAGAAAAGCTGGCTACTTTCGACCAAATTGTGACTGCTTCCGATTTGCTTGATGGCAAATATCTGCTCGTGCAAAGAGGCAAGAAAAACTATTTCTTGATTATCGCTAAATAA